From the Quercus lobata isolate SW786 chromosome 6, ValleyOak3.0 Primary Assembly, whole genome shotgun sequence genome, one window contains:
- the LOC115994732 gene encoding peroxidase 17-like isoform X2 encodes MSSLFLLFLLHITIAAAAQLRPDHYLPTCPNAESIVRNVMKKALIREPRSVASVMRLQFHDCFVNGCDASVLLDDTPTVPGEKQALSNINSLRSFEVIDEIKEALEKVCPGCVSCADIVIMAARDAVALTGGPDWKVRLGRLDSLSPWLEESNEIMPSPRSNASYLIDLFKKFNLSVEDLVALSGTHSIGQARCFSIMFRLYNQSGSGRPDPAIEPKYREKLNKLCPTNVDQNVTGDLDATPRVFDNQYFKDLVAGRGFLNSDQTLYTFTQTRSSVKLFSKDQSVFFKALVNGMLKLGDLQNNQPGEIRSNCRVVNNRGIKSLTLGGHHEWKRS; translated from the exons ATGTCTTCTCTCTTCCTGCTCTTTCTCTTGCACATAACCATTGCCGCAGCAGCCCAACTCCGGCCAGATCATTACCTGCCAACATGCCCAAATGCCGAATCCATCGTCAGAAATGTCATGAAGAAAGCCTTGATTAGAGAACCCAGGAGCGTCGCCTCCGTCATGCGCCTTCAGTTCCATGATTGCTTTGTTAAT ggTTGTGATGCTTCTGTGTTGCTGGATGATACACCAACTGTTCCTGGAGAAAAACAAGCCCTTTCGAATATAAATTCGTTAAGGTCCTTCGAAGTCATCGATGAAATCAAGGAGGCTTTAGAGAAGGTTTGTCCTGGATGTGTTTCATGCGCAGATATTGTAATCATGGCCGCAAGAGATGCTGTTGCACTG ACTGGAGGACCTGATTGGAAGGTGAGGCTAGGAAGATTGGACAGCTTATCTCCCTGGCTAGAAGAATCAAATGAAATCATGCCAAGCCCAAGATCTAATGCAAGTTACCTCATCGACCTCTTTAAGAAATTCAATCTCTCTGTCGAAGACCTTGTAGCTCTTTCTGGGACTCACTCTATTGGCCAGGCACGTTGTTTTTCCATCATGTTTCGACTTTATAACCAATCTGGGAGTGGCCGACCTGACCCTGCCATTGAACCAAAGTATAGAGAAAAGCTAAACAAGCTCTGCCCCACTAATGTAGACCAAAATGTCACAGGAGACCTTGATGCAACACCCCGTGTGTTTGATAATCAATACTTCAAGGACTTGGTTGCAGGGAGAGGGTTTCTCAATTCTGATCAAACACTTTACACATTCACGCAGACTAGAAGCTCTGTGAAGTTGTTTAGCAAAGACCAAAGTGTGTTTTTCAAAGCCCTTGTGAATGGAATGCTAAAGTTGGGTGACTTGCAAAATAACCAAC
- the LOC115994732 gene encoding peroxidase 17-like isoform X3, whose translation MSSLFLLFLLHITIAAAAQLRPDHYLPTCPNAESIVRNVMKKALIREPRSVASVMRLQFHDCFVNGCDASVLLDDTPTVPGEKQALSNINSLRSFEVIDEIKEALEKVCPGCVSCADIVIMAARDAVALTGGPDWKVRLGRLDSLSPWLEESNEIMPSPRSNASYLIDLFKKFNLSVEDLVALSGTHSIGQARCFSIMFRLYNQSGSGRPDPAIEPKYREKLNKLCPTNVDQNVTGDLDATPRVFDNQYFKDLVAGRGFLNSDQTLYTFTQTRSSVKLFSKDQSVFFKALVNGMLKLGDLQNNQPGEIRSNCRVVNNRGIKSLTLGGHHEWKRS comes from the exons ATGTCTTCTCTCTTCCTGCTCTTTCTCTTGCACATAACCATTGCCGCAGCAGCCCAACTCCGGCCAGATCATTACCTGCCAACATGCCCAAATGCCGAATCCATCGTCAGAAATGTCATGAAGAAAGCCTTGATTAGAGAACCCAGGAGCGTCGCCTCCGTCATGCGCCTTCAGTTCCATGATTGCTTTGTTAAT ggTTGTGATGCTTCTGTGTTGCTGGATGATACACCAACTGTTCCTGGAGAAAAACAAGCCCTTTCGAATATAAATTCGTTAAGGTCCTTCGAAGTCATCGATGAAATCAAGGAGGCTTTAGAGAAGGTTTGTCCTGGATGTGTTTCATGCGCAGATATTGTAATCATGGCCGCAAGAGATGCTGTTGCACTG ACTGGAGGACCTGATTGGAAGGTGAGGCTAGGAAGATTGGACAGCTTATCTCCCTGGCTAGAAGAATCAAATGAAATCATGCCAAGCCCAAGATCTAATGCAAGTTACCTCATCGACCTCTTTAAGAAATTCAATCTCTCTGTCGAAGACCTTGTAGCTCTTTCTGGGACTCACTCTATTGGCCAGGCACGTTGTTTTTCCATCATGTTTCGACTTTATAACCAATCTGGGAGTGGCCGACCTGACCCTGCCATTGAACCAAAGTATAGAGAAAAGCTAAACAAGCTCTGCCCCACTAATGTAGACCAAAATGTCACAGGAGACCTTGATGCAACACCCCGTGTGTTTGATAATCAATACTTCAAGGACTTGGTTGCAGGGAGAGGGTTTCTCAATTCTGATCAAACACTTTACACATTCACGCAGACTAGAAGCTCTGTGAAGTTGTTTAGCAAAGACCAAAGTGTGTTTTTCAAAGCCCTTGTGAATGGAATGCTAAAGTTGGGTGACTTGCAAAATAACCAACCAGGGGAG